The following coding sequences are from one Verrucomicrobiia bacterium window:
- a CDS encoding FecR domain-containing protein: MKLAQRLIACGVAMIMAVVAMEAQAQAMKASKAKVRQVRGEAQYKANAAADWAPLKTGMVLNPGAIVETGRGAQVDLFLSDIGSVVRITELTTMGIDKLNYSRAEDEVIVETELNLKAGTILGNVKKLAAASRYDVKIPNGVCGIRGTEFKISASGVVYVISGVVRVTYTPPGGQPIVRDVQAGQVFIPPAAAGEQPQVRTVEPNDPVWQQVRDMPPIAPPPGLQVEPLPTPNPTERPTQQPGHPTGAPSSPSSPSSPGA; encoded by the coding sequence ATGAAACTGGCTCAACGTCTTATCGCATGTGGGGTGGCGATGATCATGGCCGTCGTGGCCATGGAAGCTCAAGCGCAGGCCATGAAGGCCAGCAAGGCCAAGGTGCGCCAGGTCCGGGGGGAGGCTCAATATAAAGCCAATGCCGCCGCCGACTGGGCCCCATTGAAGACTGGCATGGTGCTGAATCCCGGGGCTATCGTCGAGACCGGCCGCGGCGCGCAGGTGGATCTTTTCCTCAGTGACATCGGCTCGGTGGTGCGCATCACCGAATTGACCACCATGGGCATTGACAAGCTCAATTACAGCCGGGCCGAGGATGAAGTCATTGTGGAAACCGAATTGAACCTCAAGGCGGGCACCATCTTGGGCAACGTCAAAAAGCTCGCCGCCGCCTCCCGCTATGATGTCAAGATCCCCAACGGGGTATGCGGTATCCGGGGTACCGAATTTAAGATTAGCGCCAGCGGCGTGGTCTATGTCATCAGCGGTGTGGTTCGGGTGACTTACACCCCGCCCGGTGGCCAGCCGATCGTGCGTGATGTGCAGGCGGGTCAGGTGTTCATCCCGCCGGCCGCAGCGGGTGAGCAGCCGCAAGTGCGCACTGTGGAACCCAATGATCCGGTGTGGCAGCAGGTCCGGGATATGCCGCCCATCGCCCCGCCTCCGGGCCTCCAAGTGGAGCCGCTGCCGACGCCCAATCCGACTGAGCGGCCCACGCAGCAGCCGGGACACCCGACGGGCGCGCCATCCTCGCCGTCGTCGCCGTCCTCGCCTGGCGCATAA
- the tig gene encoding trigger factor: MFTDSPRGGPAVVRLAAVGIRKARFVNVTVENIGPCKRLLRVEADVNEVEKGFEEVIRDFLKHATLPGFRPGKAPKDMVVRRFEKEIKEEAQNALLRDLYKQAVEKENLKVYHLQDVEVVSFGRGQPMQFTATVEITPEFQLPNYKQIPVTVETRPVTEADVDKALEALRQQQKKYQTVERPATAEDVVVIDARAMIDGQPLSQKLGANLAPYETIKGFWVGAKRELGPNFFAQLVGAKAGDKRTVQVTYPADFSTKELAGKTVTYEVDIREVRCEVVPPMGDELAKEYGAENLAALREGVRKDLENEAKYQRKNQISNQVVKYLIESVNFDLPETAVQEETRGEVYNRVARLQQSGLSPQDIEQQKDKIFSASQGMAYVRVKLDFILGKIAQAENLNVTKEELGRYLSVLAYQRQANPAQFLKEIEQSGEINTIVHRLLMDKTMDFLVEQAQVTEVAAATTETPATPPAGGA; the protein is encoded by the coding sequence ATGTTCACCGACTCGCCGCGGGGCGGGCCGGCTGTGGTCCGGCTGGCCGCCGTGGGCATTAGAAAGGCACGATTTGTGAACGTAACGGTAGAAAACATTGGCCCCTGCAAACGTTTGTTGCGGGTGGAAGCAGACGTCAACGAGGTGGAGAAAGGTTTTGAGGAGGTCATCCGCGATTTTCTCAAACATGCGACCCTGCCCGGTTTTCGCCCCGGCAAAGCCCCCAAAGACATGGTGGTGCGGCGGTTTGAGAAGGAAATTAAGGAAGAGGCGCAAAATGCCTTGCTGCGAGACCTTTACAAGCAGGCGGTGGAGAAGGAAAACCTCAAGGTGTATCACCTGCAGGATGTGGAGGTGGTGAGCTTTGGCCGGGGCCAGCCCATGCAGTTTACGGCCACCGTGGAAATTACCCCGGAGTTTCAACTCCCCAATTACAAGCAGATTCCAGTCACCGTGGAAACCCGCCCGGTCACCGAGGCGGATGTGGACAAGGCCTTGGAGGCCCTGCGCCAGCAACAGAAGAAGTATCAGACGGTGGAGCGCCCGGCCACGGCGGAGGATGTGGTGGTCATTGATGCCAGGGCCATGATTGATGGGCAGCCGCTTTCTCAGAAATTAGGGGCCAACCTGGCCCCATACGAAACCATCAAGGGATTTTGGGTGGGGGCCAAACGCGAGCTGGGGCCGAATTTCTTTGCCCAACTGGTGGGAGCCAAAGCCGGAGACAAACGCACTGTTCAAGTCACGTACCCGGCGGATTTTTCCACCAAAGAGCTGGCCGGCAAAACCGTCACTTATGAAGTGGACATCCGCGAGGTGCGGTGTGAGGTGGTGCCCCCCATGGGCGACGAACTGGCCAAGGAATACGGAGCGGAAAACCTGGCGGCCTTGCGGGAGGGAGTGCGGAAAGACCTGGAAAACGAGGCGAAATACCAACGGAAAAACCAGATTTCCAACCAGGTGGTCAAATACCTCATTGAATCGGTCAACTTTGACCTCCCTGAAACCGCCGTGCAGGAGGAAACGCGCGGGGAAGTGTACAACCGGGTGGCCCGCCTGCAGCAAAGCGGATTGTCTCCGCAGGACATTGAGCAGCAGAAGGACAAGATTTTTTCTGCCAGCCAAGGCATGGCTTATGTTCGGGTCAAGCTCGATTTTATTTTGGGCAAGATTGCCCAGGCCGAGAATTTGAACGTCACCAAAGAGGAATTGGGCAGGTATCTGAGCGTGCTGGCTTATCAACGGCAGGCCAATCCGGCCCAGTTTCTGAAGGAGATTGAGCAGTCGGGCGAGATCAACACCATCGTCCATCGCCTGTTGATGGACAAGACGATGGACTTTTTGGTGGAGCAGGCGCAGGTTACGGAAGTGGCCGCCGCCACCACGGAAACGCCAGCCACACCTCCGGCCGGCGGGGCCTAA
- a CDS encoding NUDIX domain-containing protein, with amino-acid sequence MSMPHKISTLLYGLDAGGRVLLMERAQEPNLGLWSPPGGKLHTAEGESPHMCACREAQEELGLALAPADLHLVGIVSEHGYAGQAHWLMFLFEILPVLTHVPPAIREGRFAFVSREQLERLPVPETDREQIWPLFWRHRGGFFAAHCHVHADGRRDWTLEESRPAHV; translated from the coding sequence ATGAGCATGCCCCATAAAATTTCGACCCTGCTATACGGATTGGATGCCGGGGGGCGGGTGCTGCTCATGGAACGGGCGCAGGAGCCTAATCTGGGTTTGTGGAGCCCGCCGGGTGGCAAATTACATACCGCTGAGGGCGAATCTCCGCACATGTGTGCCTGCCGGGAGGCGCAGGAGGAGCTGGGGCTGGCCCTGGCACCCGCTGATTTGCATCTGGTGGGCATTGTCAGCGAGCACGGTTACGCCGGCCAGGCGCATTGGTTGATGTTTCTCTTCGAGATTCTGCCGGTTTTAACCCACGTGCCACCGGCCATCCGGGAGGGACGGTTTGCCTTTGTCTCCCGCGAGCAGTTGGAGCGTCTGCCGGTGCCGGAGACGGATCGGGAGCAAATCTGGCCGTTGTTCTGGCGGCATCGGGGCGGTTTTTTTGCCGCGCACTGCCATGTGCACGCCGATGGCCGGCGGGATTGGACGCTGGAGGAGAGCCGCCCTGCGCATGTCTGA
- the tadA gene encoding tRNA adenosine(34) deaminase TadA encodes MSDPEPIDLHSDAYFMGEALRQAARAFAAEEVPVGAVIVRQGQIIARAYNQVELLKDATAHAEMLALTQAQEAVGDWRLNDCTLYVTKEPCAMCAGALVHARVGRVVYGAPDPKAGAAGGALNLLQFPTFNHRCEITGGVRMEECRSLLREFFARQRALKGGAGSANGD; translated from the coding sequence ATGTCTGACCCTGAGCCTATCGATTTGCACAGTGATGCCTACTTCATGGGCGAGGCCCTGCGGCAGGCGGCGCGGGCGTTTGCTGCGGAAGAGGTGCCGGTGGGGGCGGTGATCGTGCGTCAGGGACAGATCATTGCCCGGGCCTACAACCAGGTGGAGCTGCTCAAGGACGCCACCGCCCACGCGGAAATGCTGGCGCTGACGCAGGCGCAGGAGGCGGTGGGGGATTGGCGGCTGAACGATTGCACGCTGTATGTGACCAAGGAGCCTTGTGCCATGTGCGCCGGGGCGCTGGTGCATGCGCGGGTGGGGCGGGTGGTGTATGGGGCCCCGGATCCCAAGGCGGGAGCGGCCGGCGGCGCCTTAAATTTGCTGCAGTTTCCCACCTTCAACCACCGTTGTGAAATCACCGGGGGAGTGCGCATGGAGGAATGCCGCTCGCTCCTGCGCGAATTTTTTGCCCGGCAGCGCGCCCTCAAGGGAGGCGCCGGTTCAGCTAACGGCGATTAG
- a CDS encoding isoamylase early set domain-containing protein — protein MNTYSPLRRATPQKVKKPINFLFVAPQAHSVTVCGDFNDWNPTSHPLRRMPDGAWMATIELAHGHHRYVFMVDNQPHLDPRAQGIARNEKNERVSLIAVS, from the coding sequence GTGAACACATACAGCCCGCTCCGCCGGGCCACGCCTCAGAAGGTCAAGAAACCCATCAATTTCCTCTTTGTCGCCCCGCAGGCCCATTCCGTCACGGTGTGCGGGGACTTCAACGATTGGAATCCCACCTCCCACCCGCTCCGGCGCATGCCCGACGGGGCCTGGATGGCCACCATCGAGCTGGCTCATGGGCATCATCGTTATGTCTTCATGGTGGACAACCAGCCCCACCTCGATCCCCGCGCTCAGGGCATCGCCCGCAACGAAAAGAATGAGCGCGTCTCCCTAATCGCCGTTAGCTGA
- the mtnP gene encoding S-methyl-5'-thioadenosine phosphorylase yields the protein MSDTAPAIGVIGGTGLYELEGLSQTRWITVKTPFGPPSDQLLTGQFAGRRVVFLPRHGRGHRLLPSELNHRANLWAMKKLEVAWILSVSAVGSLQKKYRPRDIVLPDQFLDRTKQSTAHTFFGRGIVAHISFAEPVCHELRFILYDCARAEKARVHNGGTYVCMEGPAFSTRAESLRNHQLGGAVIGMTNLGEAKCAREAEIAYANMALVTDYDCWSPEEEHVSLSMILDNLHHNTALARAIIARAIPEIPRQPGCKCHRALEHAIFTDRRLWPAQTIRELRPLLARFLTSPPTLSNKIKK from the coding sequence ATGTCCGACACCGCTCCGGCCATTGGCGTCATTGGCGGCACGGGTCTCTACGAGCTGGAGGGTCTGTCCCAGACCCGATGGATTACGGTTAAAACGCCCTTCGGCCCGCCCTCCGATCAACTGCTCACCGGCCAGTTTGCCGGCCGGCGGGTGGTGTTTCTGCCCCGCCATGGCCGGGGACACCGTCTCCTGCCCAGCGAGTTGAATCACCGTGCCAACCTCTGGGCCATGAAAAAATTGGAGGTGGCCTGGATTCTCAGCGTCAGCGCCGTAGGCTCCCTGCAAAAAAAATACCGCCCGCGCGACATCGTCCTGCCGGACCAGTTTCTGGACCGCACCAAGCAATCCACCGCTCACACGTTTTTCGGGCGGGGTATTGTGGCTCACATCTCCTTTGCGGAGCCTGTCTGCCACGAGCTGCGCTTCATTTTGTACGATTGCGCCCGGGCGGAAAAGGCCCGCGTCCACAACGGCGGCACCTACGTTTGCATGGAAGGGCCGGCCTTCAGCACCCGCGCCGAATCGCTGCGCAATCATCAACTGGGGGGCGCGGTCATCGGCATGACCAACCTGGGTGAGGCCAAATGTGCCCGCGAGGCGGAGATTGCCTACGCCAACATGGCGTTGGTCACGGACTACGACTGCTGGAGCCCGGAGGAGGAGCACGTGTCGCTGTCCATGATTCTGGACAACCTGCACCACAACACCGCCCTGGCCCGGGCCATCATCGCGCGGGCCATCCCGGAAATTCCGCGCCAGCCCGGCTGCAAGTGTCATCGGGCGTTGGAGCACGCCATCTTCACGGACCGCCGCCTCTGGCCCGCCCAAACCATCCGGGAGTTGCGGCCGCTCCTGGCCCGTTTTTTGACCTCACCCCCGACTTTAAGTAACAAAATTAAAAAATAA
- a CDS encoding M23 family metallopeptidase, translated as MKWALVRWAVVAASVAGAGLATHGAEMFHLPTPNQAIYQVGDMERYYVPTTGRTWESGTFGCVRSEGRQFHEGIDIRPVRRDRRGEAADPIYATADGTVAYVNPHAHLSNYGKYLILRHVLEGVELYSLYAHLSQIAPELTPGRPVRGGQVIGIMGRTANTREGISRERAHLHFELALLLNDQFNEWFRKNHPGERNDHGVWNGQNLAGLDPTQILVRQRRPDFSLLQFVRGQTELCRIWVRQRDFSFVRRYAVLMRRNPLAEKEGVAGYELAFTYNGLPFELTPRAPSETRHLGETALLSVNAAEFRRQPCRKLVEERGGQFALSAAGQKYLQLLLFSGR; from the coding sequence ATGAAATGGGCGTTGGTGAGGTGGGCAGTGGTGGCTGCCAGTGTGGCGGGGGCGGGCCTCGCAACGCACGGGGCGGAAATGTTTCATTTGCCCACGCCCAACCAGGCCATTTATCAGGTGGGCGACATGGAGCGCTATTATGTGCCCACCACGGGCCGCACGTGGGAGAGTGGCACGTTTGGTTGTGTGCGCTCGGAGGGGCGGCAATTCCATGAGGGCATTGACATTCGCCCGGTGCGGCGGGATCGCCGCGGGGAGGCGGCCGATCCCATCTATGCCACGGCGGATGGCACAGTGGCCTATGTGAATCCCCACGCGCATCTGTCCAACTACGGCAAATACCTCATTTTGCGGCACGTCCTTGAGGGGGTGGAGTTGTACAGCCTTTATGCGCACTTAAGCCAGATTGCGCCGGAGCTGACACCGGGGCGGCCGGTGCGTGGCGGCCAGGTGATCGGCATCATGGGCCGCACGGCCAATACGCGCGAGGGCATCAGCCGCGAGCGCGCTCACCTGCATTTTGAGCTGGCCTTGCTGTTGAATGATCAGTTCAACGAGTGGTTTCGTAAAAACCACCCAGGCGAGCGCAATGATCATGGCGTGTGGAACGGCCAAAATCTGGCGGGGCTGGACCCCACGCAGATTTTGGTGCGGCAGCGCCGGCCCGATTTCAGCTTGTTGCAGTTCGTGCGCGGGCAGACGGAGTTGTGCCGCATCTGGGTGCGGCAGCGGGATTTCTCCTTTGTGCGCCGTTATGCCGTCTTGATGCGCCGCAATCCACTGGCGGAAAAGGAGGGTGTTGCGGGCTATGAGCTGGCTTTCACCTACAATGGCCTGCCCTTTGAGCTGACCCCGCGGGCGCCTTCGGAGACACGGCATCTGGGCGAAACCGCCCTGCTGTCGGTCAATGCGGCGGAATTCCGTCGGCAGCCCTGCCGCAAACTGGTGGAGGAACGGGGGGGACAGTTTGCCCTTTCCGCCGCCGGGCAGAAGTACCTGCAACTGCTTTTATTTTCCGGTCGCTGA
- a CDS encoding cyclic nucleotide-binding domain-containing protein, with translation MAAANKDLSALASAPPAPLPPALLEQYLDALLAGHPPPEAHKTSVDFGLLHAIASPDTVLLDKARRVLQAMNVMDRWRLARLVDEVANPARALVKERFAPFQVGLLSEDFAGTPARDYPAGTRLFAAGEEAHEAFLVESGRVLISKNGRPVVHLGRHEFFGNLPFLLPVQRTADAFALEPTRVRVLSKEAYLAKFTTYAPQRQADELKLACVMLRQLISGLARYDSTVKVLADHLFPEMTRHEQAEALQRWMEHFTQGAGFGEAKLYGLFNLLELLDRELLLLAHLDHAGAEAVAKVRQQQGILRGVAVGALRRAPEGLEVFARLPQFLRLADTGASCLPAGAPPLEVVCLPGFLWPDTGSRHAAFKPEDAQALLALLTPQSWVYLAAPPGSSLLPVLRKAGLFAGMIVPGLYALSPSEPPRDLPPPEASPVERQSAKGWREKLQRWWRK, from the coding sequence ATGGCCGCCGCCAACAAAGACCTTTCCGCCCTCGCTTCGGCCCCTCCTGCGCCCCTGCCACCCGCTTTGTTGGAGCAGTACCTGGATGCCCTCCTGGCCGGGCATCCGCCGCCCGAAGCCCACAAAACCAGCGTGGATTTTGGCTTGCTGCATGCCATCGCCTCGCCTGACACTGTCCTGCTTGACAAGGCCCGCCGCGTGTTGCAGGCCATGAACGTCATGGACCGCTGGCGGCTGGCCCGGCTCGTGGACGAAGTCGCCAATCCGGCCCGGGCGCTGGTCAAAGAACGCTTTGCCCCGTTTCAGGTGGGCCTGCTGTCAGAGGATTTTGCTGGCACCCCTGCCCGCGACTATCCTGCCGGCACCCGCCTCTTTGCCGCGGGCGAGGAGGCCCACGAGGCATTTCTGGTGGAAAGCGGGCGGGTGCTCATCTCCAAAAACGGCCGCCCCGTCGTCCACCTGGGACGCCACGAGTTTTTCGGCAACCTGCCCTTTCTGCTGCCCGTCCAGCGCACCGCCGATGCTTTTGCGCTGGAGCCCACGCGCGTCCGGGTGCTGAGCAAGGAGGCCTACCTGGCCAAATTCACCACCTACGCCCCCCAGCGCCAGGCCGATGAGCTCAAGCTGGCCTGCGTCATGCTGCGCCAGCTTATCAGCGGACTGGCCCGCTACGATTCCACCGTCAAGGTGCTGGCCGATCATCTCTTTCCCGAGATGACCCGCCACGAACAGGCCGAAGCGCTCCAACGCTGGATGGAGCATTTCACGCAAGGGGCCGGTTTTGGCGAAGCCAAACTCTACGGGCTGTTCAACCTCCTGGAACTGCTGGACCGCGAGCTTTTGCTTCTGGCCCACCTGGATCACGCCGGCGCCGAAGCCGTGGCCAAAGTGCGCCAGCAACAAGGCATCTTGCGCGGTGTGGCGGTGGGCGCTTTGCGCCGGGCACCGGAAGGCTTGGAGGTCTTTGCCCGGCTCCCGCAATTTCTACGGCTGGCCGATACCGGAGCCTCCTGCCTGCCCGCTGGTGCCCCTCCCCTGGAGGTGGTATGCCTGCCCGGTTTTCTGTGGCCCGACACCGGAAGCCGCCATGCTGCATTTAAGCCCGAGGATGCCCAGGCCTTGCTGGCCTTGTTAACACCGCAAAGCTGGGTGTATCTGGCCGCGCCTCCGGGCAGCTCGCTGCTGCCGGTTTTGCGCAAGGCAGGGCTGTTTGCCGGGATGATTGTGCCGGGCCTCTATGCCCTCTCTCCTTCAGAACCTCCCCGGGACCTGCCACCCCCCGAGGCTTCCCCCGTGGAGCGCCAATCGGCCAAAGGCTGGCGTGAAAAACTACAGAGATGGTGGCGCAAATGA
- a CDS encoding ThuA domain-containing protein has translation MKHLRALLILALVWGGGAGAARLSAATPGGWDKVDPARPKQVLYFTKSSGFEHSVVKRPAPDQLSHSEKVLTELGEKHRFKVTCTKDGRIFTPENLARFDVIVFYTSGDLLEAGTDKQPPMTVEGKEAFLRAIREGKGFVGIHAATDNWHPQPDPPDKSTRFQSVGDRLDPYLRMIGGEFIRHGPQQVARNRVVSPRFPGCEGLGEGFSLNEEWYTFKDFAPDLHVILVQETRGMKGIDYQRPDFPATWARKEGRGRVFYTSLGHREDVWTNPLFQNLLLGGLGWAAGLVEAEIAPNLEQVTPGHRQLQPKDDPNAKKAAAPAPAANPK, from the coding sequence ATGAAACACCTTCGCGCGCTTCTGATTCTGGCTTTGGTTTGGGGGGGTGGCGCGGGAGCCGCCCGTCTGTCGGCCGCCACGCCAGGGGGTTGGGACAAGGTGGATCCCGCCCGGCCCAAACAGGTTCTTTATTTTACCAAGTCCTCCGGCTTTGAGCACAGCGTGGTGAAGCGTCCGGCCCCTGATCAGCTCAGCCATTCGGAAAAAGTCCTCACCGAGCTGGGGGAGAAGCACCGTTTCAAGGTGACCTGCACCAAGGACGGGCGCATTTTTACGCCGGAAAACCTGGCGCGTTTTGATGTCATCGTGTTCTACACCAGCGGCGATCTGCTGGAGGCGGGCACGGACAAGCAGCCGCCGATGACGGTGGAGGGCAAGGAGGCGTTTCTGCGTGCCATTCGTGAGGGCAAGGGCTTTGTGGGCATCCATGCCGCCACCGACAACTGGCATCCCCAGCCGGACCCGCCGGATAAATCAACACGGTTTCAATCGGTGGGGGACCGCCTGGATCCCTACCTGCGCATGATCGGGGGTGAGTTCATCCGCCACGGCCCGCAGCAGGTGGCCCGCAACCGGGTGGTCAGCCCGCGTTTCCCCGGCTGCGAAGGCCTGGGCGAGGGATTCTCGTTGAATGAGGAATGGTACACCTTCAAGGATTTTGCGCCGGATTTACACGTCATCCTGGTGCAGGAAACGCGGGGGATGAAGGGCATTGATTATCAGCGGCCGGATTTCCCGGCCACTTGGGCGCGCAAGGAGGGCCGCGGCCGCGTGTTTTATACTTCGCTGGGGCATCGTGAAGATGTCTGGACCAATCCGCTGTTCCAAAACCTCCTGCTGGGCGGACTGGGCTGGGCGGCGGGTTTGGTGGAGGCCGAGATCGCTCCCAACCTGGAGCAGGTCACGCCCGGCCATCGGCAGCTTCAACCCAAGGACGATCCCAACGCCAAAAAGGCCGCTGCCCCTGCGCCGGCGGCCAACCCCAAATAA
- a CDS encoding YkgJ family cysteine cluster protein — MPRRPPPLTDTLCLRCGLCCNGVLFADVELRPGDDPAALTEAGVPLTCKHGKIKFPQPCPCLEQGRCRIYEQRPMRCRAFDCRLLQRAQEGKIALNEARYLIRITREQAERVRRLVRVLGQRDEQMPLSRRYQAVMREPLDLSQGERHQRRRGDLLLAVYELTRLLEQHFLGTPPVSDR, encoded by the coding sequence ATGCCGCGCCGCCCGCCACCCCTGACGGACACGTTGTGCCTGCGGTGCGGCCTGTGTTGCAATGGGGTGCTGTTTGCAGATGTGGAATTGCGCCCCGGTGACGATCCCGCGGCGCTGACCGAGGCCGGCGTGCCATTGACCTGCAAACACGGCAAAATCAAATTTCCGCAACCGTGTCCGTGCCTGGAGCAGGGGCGTTGCCGCATTTATGAGCAGCGTCCCATGCGGTGCCGCGCCTTCGACTGCCGTTTGCTGCAGCGGGCGCAGGAGGGGAAAATCGCGCTGAACGAGGCGCGCTACCTCATCCGCATCACGCGGGAGCAGGCCGAGCGCGTGCGCCGGCTGGTGCGCGTGCTGGGCCAGCGCGACGAACAAATGCCTCTGAGCCGCCGTTACCAGGCCGTGATGCGCGAGCCGCTGGACCTGTCCCAGGGCGAACGCCATCAACGCCGCCGCGGCGATTTGCTGCTGGCGGTGTATGAGCTTACCCGCCTGCTCGAGCAACATTTCCTCGGCACCCCGCCGGTGTCGGACAGATAA
- a CDS encoding DUF2075 domain-containing protein, producing MPNNSPAHNLSRAWYGASIAEFMAAGNDVVLGQLTQNCDCDIPQPQKNAWLCQIDILRSQIEGLRGAVFFEFNIPRMGRRADVILLVGPVVFVLEFKVGAQKADSSAVSQVWDYALDLKNFHKASHPLCIVPVLIITEAKHTPSLRWLEDADGVVRPLITNGFRLREVINFALENRHGTEIDGHAWMNAPYRPTPTIIEAARCLYAQHSVGAIAHFDAEAQNLGVTSKRIEELVDEAQKYRRKYICFVTGVPGAGKTLVGLNVATHRRDGGNAAHAVYLSGNGPLVAVLREALTRDELERVRLRGENVRKGRIGESVKAFIQNVHHFRDEGLADDRPPPEHVVIFDEAQRAWNWKHTANFMRRKKRINSFRQSEPEFLISYMDRHQDWAFVVCLVGGGQEIHTGEAGIAAWLDAVQQHFPHWHMFISSRLTDSEYAAGRALEKVRTHRHYYLDDKLHLAVSMRSFRTERVSHFVKALLDGERDQARKLYEEFANRYPVVLSRDLEAAKAWIRSRARGSERYGLMASSKAMRLKPYAIDIRVSVDPVHYFLNGPEDIRSSLYLEDAATEFQVQGLELDWVCVNWDADFRFEEGAWKHHDFRGSRWTRIVNPDHQAYLKNAYRVLLTRARQGMVIFIPPGNGADATRVPAYYDGTYNYLRELGIPVIPA from the coding sequence ATGCCGAACAACAGCCCAGCACATAACCTTTCCAGGGCATGGTACGGTGCATCCATCGCGGAATTCATGGCCGCTGGGAATGACGTGGTTCTTGGTCAACTGACGCAGAACTGTGATTGCGATATTCCCCAGCCCCAGAAGAATGCCTGGCTTTGCCAAATTGATATACTTCGCAGCCAAATCGAAGGACTGCGAGGGGCGGTCTTTTTCGAATTTAACATTCCGCGCATGGGGCGTCGTGCGGATGTTATCTTGCTTGTTGGCCCCGTGGTCTTTGTACTGGAGTTCAAAGTAGGAGCGCAGAAGGCGGATTCTTCGGCAGTCAGTCAAGTATGGGACTATGCTCTCGACCTTAAAAATTTTCACAAGGCAAGCCATCCCCTTTGCATCGTTCCGGTTTTGATTATTACCGAGGCCAAACACACTCCCTCTCTTCGCTGGCTTGAGGATGCGGATGGAGTGGTCCGTCCGCTTATCACCAATGGCTTCCGACTGCGGGAAGTCATCAACTTCGCTCTGGAAAACAGGCATGGTACTGAAATTGACGGCCACGCATGGATGAACGCGCCCTACCGGCCCACGCCTACGATTATTGAAGCGGCCCGCTGCTTGTATGCCCAACACTCTGTGGGAGCTATTGCCCACTTCGACGCGGAGGCACAAAACCTGGGCGTGACTTCCAAAAGGATTGAGGAGCTGGTGGATGAAGCGCAGAAGTACCGTAGAAAATATATTTGTTTTGTTACTGGTGTGCCCGGGGCAGGAAAGACATTGGTTGGGCTTAATGTGGCAACCCATAGACGTGATGGCGGAAATGCTGCCCATGCAGTGTACCTTTCAGGCAATGGACCGCTGGTGGCAGTTCTGCGGGAGGCCCTTACGCGGGATGAACTTGAGCGCGTGAGATTGAGAGGTGAGAACGTTCGCAAGGGCAGGATTGGCGAAAGTGTCAAAGCTTTCATTCAAAACGTGCATCACTTCCGCGACGAAGGACTGGCGGATGATCGCCCGCCGCCCGAGCATGTGGTAATATTTGACGAGGCTCAAAGAGCGTGGAATTGGAAGCATACAGCCAATTTCATGCGGAGGAAAAAGCGGATCAATTCCTTCCGGCAGTCTGAGCCGGAATTTCTCATTTCCTACATGGATCGTCACCAGGATTGGGCGTTCGTTGTCTGCTTGGTGGGTGGGGGGCAAGAGATTCATACGGGCGAGGCTGGCATTGCGGCATGGCTGGATGCTGTGCAGCAACATTTCCCTCACTGGCACATGTTCATTTCTTCGCGCCTGACAGATTCCGAATATGCCGCAGGCAGGGCCCTGGAGAAGGTGCGCACTCATAGGCATTATTATCTGGATGACAAATTGCACCTGGCTGTCTCCATGCGGTCTTTCCGAACCGAGCGCGTCTCCCATTTTGTCAAAGCTCTGCTTGATGGTGAAAGAGACCAAGCTAGAAAATTATATGAGGAATTTGCCAATCGCTATCCAGTGGTCTTATCCCGGGATTTGGAAGCAGCGAAGGCGTGGATTCGCTCCCGGGCCCGCGGTTCAGAACGCTATGGCTTGATGGCCTCTTCCAAGGCCATGCGTTTGAAACCTTATGCCATAGACATTCGGGTGTCGGTTGATCCCGTGCATTATTTTCTGAACGGGCCGGAAGACATTCGCTCCAGTCTGTACCTTGAAGACGCCGCTACCGAGTTTCAGGTACAGGGACTGGAGCTGGACTGGGTTTGTGTCAACTGGGACGCCGATTTTCGCTTTGAGGAGGGCGCGTGGAAACATCACGACTTTCGGGGCAGCCGATGGACCCGGATTGTTAATCCGGATCATCAAGCTTACTTGAAGAATGCCTATCGCGTGCTTTTAACCCGCGCGCGTCAAGGAATGGTCATTTTCATCCCTCCTGGCAATGGGGCGGATGCAACACGTGTGCCCGCTTATTATGACGGTACATACAATTACTTGCGTGAGCTGGGCATTCCAGTGATTCCGGCATGA